A DNA window from Ralstonia solanacearum K60 contains the following coding sequences:
- a CDS encoding 2-hydroxyacid dehydrogenase, with protein sequence MTTTFLYKSDPVRGRQWAEVFRRQAPEIDFRIWPDIGDPLQVRFLAAWEPPDDLAARFPHLQVLFSSGAGVDQFDFAALPPTLPVVRMVEPGIVRGMVEYVTQAVLSLHRDLPAYRRQQQAGEWRPLPVRPADERRVGVLGLGSLGQAVLTQLQGFGFDCAGWSRSRRAIDGVHCYAGQDELPAFLARTELLVCLLPLTEATRGVLNAGLFAQLPRGAGLVHVGRGPQLVNDDLLAALESGQLGDAVLDVADPEPLPPAHAFWRHPRIQLTPHIASMTQPLSAAAVVIDNLRRFAAGEPMVGLVDRTRGY encoded by the coding sequence GTGACCACCACCTTCCTCTATAAATCCGACCCCGTGCGCGGTCGCCAATGGGCGGAGGTCTTCCGCCGGCAAGCCCCCGAGATCGACTTCCGCATCTGGCCCGATATCGGCGACCCGCTGCAGGTGCGCTTCCTCGCGGCCTGGGAGCCGCCCGACGATCTCGCCGCCCGGTTCCCCCACCTGCAGGTGCTGTTCTCGTCGGGCGCCGGCGTGGACCAGTTCGACTTCGCCGCGCTGCCGCCGACCCTGCCCGTGGTGCGCATGGTCGAGCCGGGCATCGTCCGGGGCATGGTCGAGTACGTCACGCAGGCCGTGCTGAGCCTGCACCGCGACCTTCCGGCCTACCGGCGCCAGCAGCAGGCGGGCGAATGGCGCCCGCTGCCGGTGCGCCCGGCCGACGAGCGCCGCGTGGGCGTGCTGGGCCTGGGTTCGCTGGGGCAGGCCGTGCTGACGCAGTTGCAGGGCTTCGGCTTCGATTGCGCGGGCTGGAGCCGTTCGCGCCGCGCGATCGATGGCGTGCACTGCTACGCGGGCCAGGACGAGCTGCCCGCGTTCCTCGCGCGCACCGAGCTCCTCGTCTGCCTGCTGCCGCTCACGGAGGCCACGCGCGGCGTGCTGAACGCGGGGCTGTTCGCGCAATTGCCCCGGGGCGCGGGGCTGGTGCACGTGGGCCGGGGCCCGCAGCTCGTCAACGATGATCTGCTGGCCGCGCTGGAGTCGGGCCAACTGGGCGACGCGGTGCTGGACGTGGCCGACCCCGAGCCGCTGCCGCCCGCGCACGCTTTCTGGCGCCATCCGCGCATCCAGCTCACGCCGCACATCGCCAGCATGACCCAGCCGCTGAGCGCAGCCGCGGTAGTGATCGACAACCTGCGGCGCTTCGCCGCCGGCGAGCCCATGGTGGGGCTGGTGGACCGCACGCGCGGCTACTAG
- a CDS encoding aspartate aminotransferase family protein has product MTQLTDLPQLASLDAIDRAHLIHPVASWRTHEQRGPTVLASGRGAWLTDARGHELLDAFAGLWCVNVGYGQESVVQAAAEQMRRLPYATGYFHFSSEPAIRLADKLVQITPRSLNHVYLTLGGSEAVDAAVRFIVQYYNAIGKPAKKHFISLERGYHGSSSTGAGLTALPAFHRGFDLPLPTQHYIPSPNPYRAADPTDAQGIIAGSVAALRAKVAELGADNVAAFFCEPIQGSGGVIVPPKGWLKAMREAARELGILFVVDEVITGFGRTGPMFACEAEGVEPDIMTMAKGLTAGYVPMGATLLSDQVYAGIADGAPGAAPIGHGATYSAHPVSAAVALEVLRLYEEGGILANGQRGAVPFATGLDALLSHPLVGDARHRGLLGALELVSDKATKRSFDAALGLPDLIASAAYRNGIVFRAFGDNILGFAPALTFTEDEFARLFARLKQTLDDVLALPAVRAALAG; this is encoded by the coding sequence ATGACCCAGCTCACCGACCTGCCCCAGCTCGCCTCGCTCGACGCGATCGACCGCGCGCACCTGATCCACCCCGTCGCTTCCTGGCGCACCCACGAGCAGCGCGGCCCCACCGTGCTCGCATCGGGCCGCGGCGCCTGGTTGACCGACGCCCGGGGCCACGAGTTGCTCGATGCCTTCGCAGGGTTGTGGTGCGTCAACGTCGGCTACGGCCAGGAAAGCGTGGTGCAGGCCGCCGCCGAGCAGATGCGCCGCCTGCCCTACGCCACCGGCTATTTCCACTTCAGCAGCGAACCCGCCATCCGCCTGGCCGACAAGCTGGTGCAGATCACGCCCCGCTCGCTCAACCACGTCTACCTGACGCTCGGCGGCTCCGAGGCTGTCGACGCGGCCGTGCGCTTCATCGTGCAGTACTACAACGCCATCGGGAAGCCCGCCAAGAAGCACTTCATCTCGCTGGAGCGCGGCTACCACGGCTCCTCGTCCACCGGCGCGGGCCTGACGGCGCTGCCCGCCTTCCATCGCGGCTTCGACCTGCCGCTGCCGACGCAGCACTACATTCCATCCCCCAACCCCTACCGCGCGGCCGATCCCACCGATGCGCAGGGCATCATCGCCGGCTCGGTGGCGGCGCTGCGGGCCAAGGTCGCCGAACTGGGCGCGGACAACGTGGCCGCCTTCTTCTGCGAACCCATCCAGGGCTCGGGCGGCGTGATCGTGCCGCCCAAGGGCTGGCTCAAGGCCATGCGCGAGGCGGCGCGCGAACTGGGCATCCTGTTCGTGGTCGACGAGGTCATCACCGGCTTCGGGCGCACCGGCCCCATGTTCGCGTGCGAGGCCGAGGGCGTCGAGCCGGACATCATGACCATGGCCAAGGGCCTCACAGCGGGCTACGTCCCGATGGGGGCGACGCTGCTCTCCGACCAGGTCTACGCCGGCATCGCCGACGGCGCGCCCGGCGCGGCGCCCATCGGCCACGGCGCCACCTACTCGGCCCACCCGGTCAGCGCGGCGGTGGCGCTGGAAGTCCTGCGGCTGTACGAGGAAGGCGGCATCCTGGCCAACGGCCAGCGCGGCGCGGTGCCCTTCGCCACCGGGCTGGACGCCCTGCTCAGCCACCCGCTGGTGGGCGACGCGCGCCATCGCGGCCTGCTGGGGGCCCTGGAACTGGTGAGCGACAAGGCCACCAAGCGCAGCTTCGACGCGGCGCTGGGCCTGCCCGATCTCATTGCCTCGGCAGCCTACCGCAACGGCATCGTGTTCCGCGCCTTCGGCGACAATATCCTGGGCTTCGCCCCCGCGCTCACCTTCACCGAGGACGAGTTCGCTCGGTTGTTCGCGCGCCTGAAGCAGACGCTCGACGACGTGCTGGCACTCCCCGCCGTGCGCGCCGCGCTGGCCGGCTGA
- a CDS encoding Lrp/AsnC family transcriptional regulator, whose product MTEALKIDRLDLRILAQLQKNGRMTNVDLADAVGLSPSPCLIRVKRLEQAGYIAGYGAHLRLEKLGDTLTVFTEVTLSDHHRETFARFEAAIREVDEVLECHLLSGGYDYLLRFITRGVNHYQDVIEDLLERNIGIAKYFSYIVIKSPFIKTHCPIERLFPNPR is encoded by the coding sequence ATGACCGAAGCCCTCAAGATCGACCGCCTGGACCTGCGCATCCTCGCCCAACTGCAGAAAAATGGGCGCATGACCAACGTGGACCTGGCCGATGCCGTGGGCCTGTCGCCCAGCCCCTGCCTGATCCGCGTCAAGCGCCTGGAGCAGGCCGGCTACATCGCCGGGTACGGCGCGCACCTGCGGCTCGAGAAGCTGGGCGACACGCTGACCGTCTTCACCGAGGTCACGCTGTCGGACCACCACCGGGAAACCTTCGCGCGCTTCGAAGCCGCCATCCGCGAGGTCGACGAGGTGCTGGAATGCCACCTGCTGAGCGGCGGCTACGACTACCTGCTGCGCTTCATCACCCGCGGGGTCAACCACTACCAGGACGTGATCGAGGACCTGCTCGAACGCAACATCGGCATCGCCAAGTACTTCAGCTACATCGTCATCAAATCGCCGTTCATCAAGACGCACTGCCCGATCGAACGGCTGTTTCCCAACCCACGCTGA
- a CDS encoding (2Fe-2S)-binding protein: MPDHAPPPPAQPVRSARFVRLAETDRPAITLRIDGEDATALAGDTLLVALLMHGRRVRDSEFGDGPRAGFCLMGACQDCWMWTPAGERLRACSTPAEAGMDVLTRPPAHHWPVTPDLRDTLARHAPEAAA, from the coding sequence ATGCCCGACCACGCCCCGCCCCCGCCCGCCCAACCCGTGCGATCCGCGCGATTCGTGCGGCTGGCAGAAACCGACCGCCCCGCCATCACGCTGCGCATCGACGGCGAGGACGCCACGGCGCTGGCGGGCGACACCCTGCTGGTGGCGCTGCTGATGCACGGCCGGCGCGTGCGCGACAGCGAGTTCGGCGACGGCCCGCGCGCCGGGTTCTGCCTGATGGGGGCCTGCCAGGACTGCTGGATGTGGACGCCCGCCGGCGAGCGCCTGCGCGCCTGCTCCACGCCTGCCGAGGCCGGCATGGACGTGCTGACCCGCCCACCCGCGCACCACTGGCCGGTGACCCCCGACCTGCGGGACACCCTCGCGCGCCACGCGCCGGAGGCCGC